The following are encoded in a window of Roseimaritima ulvae genomic DNA:
- a CDS encoding DUF1501 domain-containing protein produces the protein MNTPRPDMNSAPSATSRRQFLQSTGMGVGALALHWMLAQDNATARPPVLKLTPHNDVKPRAPHFQPRAKAMISLFQHGGPSHMDLTDPKPELSKFHGTEYSGDIQFSFVNEASKKLLGSPFKFEPRGECGTELSELLPHTADVVDDICLIRSMHTGANGHEVNIRYFHGGIPAVLGRPTFGSWLTYALGSESQDLPAFMVLSDPGGHPVDGASNWSNGFMPSMFQGTVLRPKEPRIFNLQPPPHLAGVYQRQNLDLLQALNQQHLDAHPGESDLEARIASYELAARMQTAASDALDISQESAATHTLYGLDNPETREYGTRCLLARRLVERGVRFVQLFHSGQPWDNHSSIKTGLASICRKTDQPAAALVADLRQRGLLDSTLVHWGGEIGRLPVTQDHGAPEKAGRDHNGQGFSMWLAGGGVRGGMTFGKTDDFGHRAVENVVTPNDFQATVMHLFGLNHQDVVYPQGNQQQIITANRPARVVKEIIA, from the coding sequence ATGAATACCCCGCGGCCCGATATGAACTCCGCCCCGTCAGCCACCTCGCGACGTCAATTCCTGCAGTCCACCGGCATGGGAGTCGGTGCGTTGGCATTGCACTGGATGCTGGCCCAAGACAACGCGACGGCTCGCCCGCCGGTGCTGAAGTTAACGCCTCATAACGACGTGAAGCCGCGTGCGCCGCATTTCCAACCCCGCGCTAAGGCGATGATTTCGCTGTTCCAGCACGGCGGTCCTTCGCATATGGATCTGACGGACCCAAAGCCTGAGCTGAGCAAGTTCCATGGCACTGAGTACAGCGGCGACATTCAGTTTTCGTTCGTCAACGAAGCCAGCAAGAAGCTGCTCGGCAGCCCATTCAAATTTGAGCCACGCGGCGAATGTGGCACGGAGTTGTCCGAACTGCTGCCGCACACCGCAGACGTGGTCGACGATATCTGTTTGATCCGCAGCATGCACACCGGAGCGAATGGACACGAGGTCAATATTCGCTATTTCCATGGTGGCATCCCGGCCGTGCTGGGGCGTCCCACGTTTGGATCCTGGTTGACGTATGCGTTGGGAAGCGAGTCGCAGGACTTACCGGCGTTTATGGTGTTGTCCGATCCGGGCGGGCACCCGGTCGATGGAGCCAGTAACTGGAGCAACGGATTTATGCCGTCGATGTTTCAGGGCACCGTGCTGCGTCCCAAAGAACCACGGATCTTTAACCTCCAACCGCCGCCGCACCTAGCGGGCGTCTACCAACGCCAGAATCTGGATTTACTGCAAGCCCTGAACCAGCAGCATCTGGATGCCCACCCCGGCGAAAGCGACCTGGAAGCCCGCATCGCCAGTTACGAACTGGCGGCTCGCATGCAAACGGCGGCCAGCGATGCGTTGGACATTTCGCAGGAATCCGCGGCCACACACACGCTGTACGGCTTGGACAATCCCGAAACCCGCGAATACGGCACACGGTGCTTGCTGGCCCGCCGCTTGGTCGAACGCGGCGTGCGGTTCGTGCAACTGTTCCATAGCGGTCAGCCCTGGGACAACCACAGCAGTATCAAAACCGGTCTGGCTTCGATTTGCCGCAAGACCGACCAGCCCGCCGCGGCGTTGGTCGCCGACCTGCGGCAACGCGGCTTGCTGGACAGCACGCTGGTTCATTGGGGTGGCGAAATTGGTCGCCTGCCCGTGACCCAAGATCATGGAGCTCCTGAAAAAGCCGGCCGTGATCACAACGGTCAAGGTTTTAGTATGTGGCTGGCCGGCGGTGGAGTGCGTGGGGGGATGACGTTCGGCAAGACCGACGATTTTGGACATCGAGCGGTCGAGAACGTGGTCACGCCCAATGATTTTCAAGCCACCGTAATGCACCTGTTCGGTTTGAACCATCAAGACGTTGTGTACCCGCAAGGCAACCAACAACAAATCATCACCGCCAACCGTCCGGCGCGAGTGGTGAAGGAAATCATCGCCTAG
- a CDS encoding NAD(P)-dependent alcohol dehydrogenase, whose protein sequence is MQAIIQDHYGAPDLLQLRDIARPAVGDGEVRVRVRAAALHAGDCFGVRGTPFLMRMETGLWKPKYGVPGYDFAGYVEAVGKSVTRVRAGDEVFGACEGSCAEYTVTAEDKLAAKPSGLSFQQAAAIPTSGLAALHALRDVAKVQAGQQVMINGASGGVGTYAVQIAKSMGAEVTGVCGTDNVDMVRSLGADHVFDYRNHDFAAGGRQFDLIFDNIENRSLADCRRALKPTGMLILNSGTGAKGIKLLVRIIKPLLLSPMVRHTLRRYLSVPNHDDLVVLTEMTKAGTLTPVIDRIYPLAETPDAIRYLEQGHAKGKVVIDVGS, encoded by the coding sequence ATGCAAGCGATCATTCAAGACCACTATGGAGCCCCGGACCTGTTACAGCTGCGCGACATCGCGCGGCCGGCGGTGGGCGACGGTGAGGTGCGGGTGCGGGTGCGCGCGGCGGCGCTGCATGCGGGCGATTGTTTTGGGGTTCGCGGAACGCCGTTTCTGATGCGGATGGAGACCGGGCTTTGGAAACCCAAGTACGGCGTGCCCGGCTACGATTTTGCCGGGTATGTCGAAGCGGTGGGCAAAAGCGTGACTCGGGTTCGCGCCGGTGACGAAGTGTTCGGCGCGTGCGAGGGATCGTGTGCGGAATATACCGTCACGGCGGAAGATAAATTGGCCGCCAAGCCGAGCGGTTTGAGTTTTCAGCAAGCCGCCGCGATTCCCACTTCTGGGCTGGCCGCCCTGCACGCGCTGCGCGATGTCGCCAAGGTCCAAGCCGGTCAGCAGGTGATGATCAACGGGGCCTCCGGCGGAGTAGGCACGTACGCGGTTCAGATTGCCAAGTCGATGGGGGCTGAGGTGACGGGCGTGTGCGGCACGGACAACGTCGACATGGTCCGTTCGCTCGGCGCCGATCACGTTTTCGACTATCGCAATCACGATTTCGCTGCCGGCGGCCGACAATTCGATCTGATCTTCGACAACATCGAAAACCGCAGCTTGGCCGACTGTCGGCGAGCGCTTAAGCCAACCGGGATGTTGATTTTGAACAGCGGCACCGGCGCCAAGGGAATCAAATTATTGGTGCGGATCATCAAGCCGCTATTGCTGTCGCCAATGGTGCGGCACACGCTGCGGCGATATCTGTCGGTACCCAACCATGACGACTTGGTGGTGCTAACGGAGATGACCAAAGCGGGGACCTTGACGCCGGTGATCGACCGCATTTACCCGCTGGCCGAAACCCCCGACGCAATTCGTTACCTGGAACAAGGCCACGCCAAAGGCAAGGTCGTCATCGATGTGGGCTCGTAG
- a CDS encoding PDZ domain-containing protein, giving the protein MNASTFLMAVVLCLLWPLAARSDEPADSTPAATQAADDARLQELIEKLASNQYVQREIASLELARIGARAVPALAAAVQQGDLEMTERAMQLLQRVALAEKPLDPPQGWNAIVQLAEKGSGTSASRAQAAMRAISLRRQAMAREQLAGDGIAVGLSNVVMEASSINEEVVHIPDTWEGELETLDWLAWLHGVQYIAVEGPAIDRDLLQRVTKMPDLKNIVITNTNVKSDDLAPLTELKRIDQLEIRYTPVDDQAIELLKKLPIRQKLILNGTQITPEGFRSIRSQLPGVQIVYKRGGFLGVRCDPFAPRCQVTLVIEGGAAQQAGMRTGDTVTKVGQKPIGRFADLQAAIGEYAPGEEIPITVDRGGQAIQLVAKLGTMQSEDN; this is encoded by the coding sequence GTGAACGCTTCAACCTTCTTGATGGCGGTGGTGCTGTGCCTGCTCTGGCCCCTTGCAGCCCGCAGTGACGAACCGGCCGATTCGACGCCGGCCGCGACGCAGGCCGCCGACGATGCTCGCCTGCAAGAACTGATCGAAAAACTGGCCAGTAATCAATACGTGCAGCGAGAAATCGCTTCCTTGGAATTGGCCCGAATCGGAGCTCGGGCCGTGCCGGCGCTGGCCGCGGCGGTTCAGCAGGGAGACCTGGAGATGACCGAGCGGGCCATGCAGCTGCTGCAACGCGTGGCCTTGGCCGAAAAACCGCTCGACCCGCCGCAGGGTTGGAACGCCATCGTGCAGTTAGCCGAAAAGGGCAGCGGCACTTCCGCCTCGCGAGCTCAGGCGGCAATGCGGGCGATCTCGTTGCGGCGACAAGCCATGGCTCGTGAACAGCTGGCCGGCGACGGCATCGCCGTGGGACTCAGCAATGTGGTCATGGAAGCCTCCTCCATCAACGAAGAAGTCGTGCACATTCCGGATACCTGGGAGGGCGAACTGGAAACGCTCGACTGGCTGGCTTGGCTGCATGGCGTGCAGTACATCGCTGTCGAAGGCCCCGCCATCGACCGCGATCTGCTGCAGCGGGTCACCAAAATGCCGGACCTGAAAAATATCGTCATCACCAACACCAATGTGAAGTCCGACGATCTGGCCCCGCTGACCGAATTAAAACGCATCGACCAGCTGGAGATCCGCTATACCCCGGTCGATGATCAGGCGATCGAGTTGCTGAAGAAACTGCCAATCCGCCAGAAACTGATTTTGAACGGTACACAAATCACCCCGGAAGGTTTTAGATCGATTCGCAGTCAACTTCCCGGCGTGCAAATCGTCTACAAACGCGGTGGCTTCCTGGGCGTCCGCTGTGATCCCTTTGCGCCTCGCTGTCAGGTCACGCTGGTCATCGAAGGCGGTGCGGCTCAGCAAGCCGGCATGCGGACCGGTGATACGGTCACCAAGGTGGGCCAAAAACCAATCGGCCGGTTTGCGGATCTGCAAGCCGCCATCGGTGAATACGCACCCGGTGAAGAGATCCCGATTACGGTTGATCGCGGCGGCCAAGCCATCCAGCTCGTCGCCAAATTGGGGACGATGCAAAGTGAAGACAACTAA
- a CDS encoding TetR/AcrR family transcriptional regulator C-terminal domain-containing protein → MAKKTVSSGGRRTLTRDRVLRTALRFADEHGIESLSMRKLGQLLGVEAMSLYNHVANKDAILDGIVDIVAGQIEVPQLGGDWRQAMRNRATSAHGVLMQHPWATMLIVSRANVGPAMLRYVDATIGCLRNAGFSYATADHAWNAIDSYVYGYTLQKLNFPFQPEEYAAVAEAYLPQLPAERYPHLHGMTRQIIDGEHDGLHELTFGLDLILEGLERLRVG, encoded by the coding sequence ATGGCTAAGAAAACAGTATCCAGCGGCGGGCGGCGAACTCTGACCAGGGACCGTGTGTTGCGGACTGCGCTGCGGTTCGCGGACGAACACGGCATCGAAAGCCTATCGATGCGAAAACTGGGACAGTTGCTGGGAGTGGAAGCGATGTCGCTGTACAACCACGTTGCCAACAAGGACGCGATCCTCGACGGCATCGTGGATATCGTGGCCGGTCAGATCGAGGTTCCGCAGCTCGGGGGCGATTGGCGGCAGGCCATGCGGAACCGAGCGACGTCGGCGCATGGAGTTTTGATGCAGCATCCCTGGGCGACGATGTTGATCGTCTCGCGAGCCAACGTGGGGCCCGCCATGCTGCGGTACGTGGACGCCACCATCGGCTGTTTGCGGAACGCCGGATTTTCTTACGCAACGGCCGACCACGCCTGGAACGCCATCGACAGCTACGTGTACGGCTATACGCTGCAGAAGCTGAACTTTCCGTTTCAGCCAGAAGAATACGCGGCGGTCGCCGAGGCGTACTTGCCGCAACTGCCCGCCGAGCGATACCCGCACCTACATGGCATGACGCGTCAAATCATCGACGGCGAACACGACGGGCTGCACGAGTTAACGTTCGGGCTCGACCTGATTCTCGAAGGTCTCGAACGCCTGCGTGTGGGATGA
- a CDS encoding SprT family zinc-dependent metalloprotease codes for MTESLHSDLADYVVRKSITRKTVQQKQHQIYNDSLRLSRAMASPNFTRVGKDDLQRMAKMYDAMFFDGMLLPLAKKEGLTFGWSARMTKNAGKTVTHYPAGYRRGDPRRFEIILSSSLLFQTFSDINRPVEVTGIMCKNRLQAMQRVLEHELVHLIEMLVWDDSSCSKSPFQKIANRFFGHTQHQHDLITQRERAARKFKIGVGTHVRFDYEGQALRGVVNRITRRATVLVPDAGGAMFNDGKRYRKYYVPLEHLRRHTS; via the coding sequence ATGACCGAATCGTTGCACTCAGATCTGGCTGACTACGTCGTTAGGAAATCAATCACCCGCAAAACGGTGCAGCAGAAGCAACATCAGATCTACAACGATTCACTCCGATTGAGTCGCGCGATGGCCAGCCCCAATTTCACTCGCGTGGGCAAAGACGACCTGCAACGGATGGCCAAGATGTACGACGCCATGTTCTTTGATGGGATGCTGTTGCCGCTGGCCAAGAAAGAGGGGCTGACTTTCGGCTGGTCGGCACGGATGACCAAAAACGCGGGCAAGACCGTAACCCACTATCCGGCGGGGTATCGGCGTGGTGACCCCCGACGGTTCGAAATCATCCTCTCCTCCTCGTTGCTGTTTCAAACCTTCAGCGACATCAACCGCCCGGTGGAGGTGACCGGGATCATGTGCAAGAACCGCCTGCAAGCGATGCAGCGGGTGCTGGAACACGAACTGGTACACCTGATTGAGATGCTGGTCTGGGACGACAGTTCGTGCTCCAAATCCCCCTTCCAAAAAATCGCCAATCGCTTCTTCGGTCACACTCAACACCAACACGACTTGATCACGCAGCGAGAACGCGCGGCGCGGAAATTCAAAATCGGTGTGGGAACCCACGTCCGCTTCGACTATGAAGGCCAAGCTCTACGCGGCGTTGTCAACCGCATCACCCGCCGTGCGACCGTCCTGGTTCCCGATGCCGGCGGAGCGATGTTCAACGATGGCAAACGGTATCGCAAGTACTACGTCCCGCTGGAACACCTCCGCCGCCACACCTCGTAA
- a CDS encoding prolyl oligopeptidase family serine peptidase, with protein sequence MSAVRRSLLIIWSVLCLGAAMLPAQDARHATYQPLPAAGQAPPADVAATLQQRIDALRQTYQQQNLTASETADVEVLLRAVELALQQNLFYSSKDIATATDLLDRARSRLELLLAGDRGIKLLQLAGEVLDKPQAVAGGFVSDIDDSVQPYGLVIPAGWSSDDGKPRRLDVWLHGRGDSHTELQFLRTRLKSTGPITPPDTFVLHPFGRHCNAFKFAGERDVYEAIAHVAQQFAIDPQRISIRGFSMGGAGCWHLAVHHPSFWFAANPGAGFADTVQYQGWDKKPAFQMTDFQKQLLNWYDCPPWAGNLSNTQVIAYSGEVDKQKLAADVMWDASQQHGIQWPYVIGAGMGHKIDPASAQQMDQQLQAWAEQEPAKVPTVDFTTYTLRYPRCHWLTIEGMQQHWQAARVQGKVEGGVIQLQTEGVTHLAIDLPAGALPAERDAITIRINGEGVAAPDAVADQSYHCDLIRVSEGWAVAGNPDRSLRKRPGLQGPIDDALTQRFVFVRPSRPCWHGQVERWATAEYEYAVERWKRVMRGEVREVLDRNLSEATIRDSNLILFGDPRANRVLAGMLNRLPLKWDRDRLEVNGQTYDASRHAAVMVFPNPLNPERYVVLNSGHTFRDFSNVSNSRQIPMLPDWAVLDVAQGANALLPGEVKAAGFFNEQWE encoded by the coding sequence ATGTCAGCTGTGCGACGATCGCTGCTTATTATCTGGAGCGTGCTGTGCTTGGGAGCGGCGATGCTGCCGGCCCAAGACGCCCGACACGCCACCTACCAACCACTGCCCGCCGCCGGCCAAGCACCGCCGGCAGATGTCGCGGCGACGCTGCAGCAACGGATCGACGCCCTGCGACAAACCTACCAACAACAGAACCTCACAGCCAGCGAAACCGCCGACGTCGAGGTCCTGCTGCGAGCGGTCGAATTGGCGTTGCAGCAGAATCTGTTCTACAGCAGCAAAGACATCGCCACCGCCACGGACCTGTTGGATCGGGCTCGCTCTCGGCTGGAACTTTTACTCGCCGGCGATCGCGGCATCAAACTGTTGCAGCTGGCCGGCGAGGTGCTGGACAAACCGCAAGCGGTGGCGGGCGGGTTCGTTTCCGATATCGACGACTCGGTGCAACCATATGGATTGGTCATCCCGGCTGGCTGGAGCTCCGACGATGGCAAGCCACGGCGCCTGGACGTATGGCTGCACGGCCGCGGCGATAGCCATACCGAATTACAGTTCTTGCGTACGCGTTTAAAGTCGACAGGACCGATCACGCCGCCCGATACGTTTGTCTTGCATCCCTTCGGACGCCACTGCAACGCGTTTAAGTTTGCCGGCGAACGCGACGTGTATGAAGCGATCGCGCACGTCGCCCAGCAGTTTGCGATCGATCCCCAGCGGATCAGCATTCGCGGATTTTCGATGGGCGGAGCCGGATGCTGGCACCTGGCCGTACACCATCCCAGCTTTTGGTTCGCCGCCAACCCCGGCGCTGGATTTGCCGATACGGTGCAGTACCAGGGCTGGGACAAAAAGCCCGCCTTCCAGATGACGGACTTCCAAAAACAATTGCTGAACTGGTACGACTGTCCACCTTGGGCAGGGAATCTAAGTAATACCCAAGTGATCGCGTACAGCGGCGAAGTCGACAAGCAGAAACTGGCCGCCGACGTCATGTGGGACGCCAGTCAGCAGCACGGCATCCAGTGGCCGTATGTGATCGGCGCCGGGATGGGCCACAAAATCGACCCGGCGTCCGCTCAACAGATGGACCAGCAATTACAGGCTTGGGCGGAACAGGAACCGGCCAAAGTGCCGACGGTGGACTTCACCACCTATACGTTGCGGTACCCGCGGTGCCATTGGCTGACCATCGAAGGCATGCAGCAACACTGGCAGGCCGCTCGCGTGCAAGGCAAGGTCGAGGGCGGAGTGATCCAACTGCAGACGGAGGGCGTCACCCATCTGGCGATCGATCTGCCCGCCGGCGCGCTGCCCGCCGAACGCGACGCGATCACGATCCGCATCAACGGAGAAGGTGTGGCGGCTCCCGATGCGGTCGCCGATCAGTCCTATCACTGCGACCTGATTCGCGTTTCCGAGGGCTGGGCGGTGGCCGGCAATCCGGACCGCAGCTTGCGGAAACGCCCCGGCTTGCAAGGCCCCATCGATGACGCTCTAACGCAACGGTTTGTCTTTGTTCGCCCCAGCCGGCCCTGTTGGCATGGTCAGGTGGAACGCTGGGCGACCGCGGAATACGAGTACGCCGTTGAGCGTTGGAAACGGGTGATGCGTGGAGAAGTCCGCGAGGTGCTGGATCGCAATTTAAGCGAAGCCACGATTCGTGACAGCAATCTGATCCTGTTTGGCGATCCACGTGCCAATCGCGTGTTGGCGGGGATGCTCAATCGGTTACCGCTGAAGTGGGATCGCGATCGTTTGGAGGTGAACGGGCAAACCTATGATGCCAGTCGGCACGCGGCCGTGATGGTGTTCCCCAATCCGCTCAATCCCGAACGATACGTGGTGCTAAACAGCGGCCACACGTTCCGCGATTTTTCCAACGTCAGCAACTCGCGGCAGATTCCCATGCTGCCCGATTGGGCGGTCCTGGATGTTGCTCAAGGCGCCAACGCGCTGTTGCCGGGCGAGGTGAAAGCGGCCGGGTTCTTTAACGAGCAGTGGGAGTGA
- the mutY gene encoding A/G-specific adenine glycosylase — translation MKTTKRRSAASPAAASDGVPHDPRWRDTRWRSDLRRRLLAWFSTNARQLPWRGTQDRYRVWLSEIMLQQTQVVTVIPYFERFLKRFPTVADLAAADEASVMQLWEGLGYYRRARQLHAAAKVVVEQHDGVFPRDYAAVLNLPGIGRYTAGAILSIADGQRLPIVEANTQRLYSRLIASTTHPSERAANALLWDFAEQILPRRDCGSFNQAAMELGALLCTPKDPQCAECPLRTGCAAHQQGLETTIPGKVKKIQYEQRTEFALLVRCRQSDRYLVHRVPDGQRWAGLWDFPRFGPPHADSVHAAAQQTQQTFDVQVTVGEPAKTIRHGVTKYRITLQAFHADTEHNSNAAEPSDDRKWLSTDQLKQLPLSVTGRKLAQYLDRLTP, via the coding sequence GTGAAGACAACTAAGCGACGCTCGGCGGCATCGCCGGCCGCCGCGTCGGACGGCGTTCCGCACGATCCACGATGGCGGGATACGCGTTGGCGGAGTGATCTGCGGCGCCGATTGTTGGCGTGGTTCAGTACGAACGCCCGGCAATTGCCCTGGCGCGGAACTCAGGATCGCTACCGCGTGTGGCTCAGCGAGATCATGCTGCAGCAGACCCAAGTGGTCACGGTGATTCCGTATTTCGAACGCTTTCTAAAACGCTTTCCCACCGTGGCCGATCTGGCCGCCGCGGACGAAGCCAGCGTGATGCAATTGTGGGAAGGGCTAGGCTACTACCGCCGCGCCCGTCAGTTGCACGCCGCCGCCAAGGTGGTGGTGGAACAACACGACGGCGTGTTCCCCCGCGATTATGCCGCGGTGTTGAACCTGCCCGGGATCGGACGCTACACCGCCGGAGCGATTCTGTCGATCGCCGACGGTCAGCGGCTGCCGATCGTGGAAGCCAATACGCAGCGCCTGTACAGCCGCTTGATCGCTTCCACCACCCATCCCAGTGAACGCGCGGCCAATGCCCTGCTATGGGATTTCGCCGAACAGATTTTGCCCCGTCGCGATTGTGGCAGCTTTAATCAAGCCGCCATGGAACTGGGGGCTCTGTTGTGTACGCCCAAAGACCCCCAGTGCGCGGAGTGCCCGCTACGAACCGGATGTGCGGCGCATCAGCAGGGATTGGAAACCACGATTCCGGGCAAAGTAAAAAAAATCCAATACGAACAACGCACCGAGTTCGCGCTGTTGGTACGCTGCCGGCAATCGGATCGGTATTTGGTGCATCGTGTGCCGGACGGCCAGCGATGGGCCGGGCTGTGGGATTTTCCTCGCTTTGGACCGCCGCATGCGGATTCCGTGCACGCCGCCGCTCAGCAGACGCAACAAACCTTTGACGTTCAGGTTACCGTGGGGGAACCCGCCAAGACGATTCGTCATGGGGTGACCAAGTATCGCATCACCCTGCAAGCCTTCCACGCCGACACCGAACACAACAGCAACGCCGCCGAGCCGTCGGACGATCGGAAATGGCTGTCGACCGATCAACTAAAGCAGCTCCCGCTCAGCGTTACCGGCCGAAAACTGGCTCAGTACCTCGACCGTCTCACACCCTGA
- a CDS encoding RluA family pseudouridine synthase, whose protein sequence is MARTTLTTTVTEEQAGRIDLVIRNLCEASRSQVRGMFEHGCVSVNGRRCEQLATAVNIGDVVALNYDPDQRYREKKKQWSDRTFQVVFEDDHLIVVDKAAGTLTIPTDRNEANTLVERVSVYISHSRRNRVACLVHRLDRDVSGLLVFGKHQPVADRLIEQFKQRKPSRVYAAIVAGVVKADEGTFDAHLATGKNLDRYVAAPSAKTEAAITHYRVLQRSTDTTLVEATLETGKRNQIRVHFANAGHPVLGDPRYRTEQAQHPRWTRKRIALHARSLGFVHPATGEPVQFESPLPPAMEKFLAGSRKR, encoded by the coding sequence ATGGCACGTACAACGCTCACGACCACCGTCACCGAAGAACAGGCCGGACGCATCGACCTAGTCATTCGCAACCTTTGCGAAGCCTCCCGCAGCCAAGTCCGCGGCATGTTCGAGCACGGTTGTGTGTCGGTCAATGGACGTCGCTGCGAACAGCTGGCTACCGCGGTAAACATCGGCGATGTGGTTGCTTTGAACTATGATCCCGATCAGCGATATCGAGAAAAGAAGAAGCAGTGGAGTGATCGCACGTTCCAGGTTGTGTTTGAAGATGACCATCTGATCGTGGTCGATAAAGCGGCCGGAACGCTGACCATTCCCACCGATCGCAACGAAGCCAACACGTTGGTCGAACGCGTCTCGGTCTATATCAGCCACTCCCGCCGCAATCGCGTGGCCTGCCTTGTCCATCGACTCGATCGGGACGTCAGCGGGCTGTTGGTATTTGGAAAACATCAACCGGTTGCCGATCGTTTGATCGAACAATTTAAACAACGCAAGCCGTCGCGCGTGTACGCGGCGATCGTGGCCGGAGTGGTGAAAGCGGATGAAGGCACATTTGATGCGCATCTGGCAACCGGCAAGAACTTGGATCGTTATGTCGCGGCCCCGTCGGCGAAGACCGAAGCCGCGATCACGCACTATCGCGTGCTGCAACGTTCGACCGACACCACGCTGGTCGAAGCCACGCTGGAGACCGGCAAACGTAATCAGATTCGCGTGCATTTTGCCAACGCCGGGCATCCGGTGTTGGGAGATCCCCGGTACCGCACCGAACAAGCCCAACATCCGCGGTGGACTCGCAAACGGATCGCCCTGCACGCCCGCTCCCTGGGTTTTGTGCATCCCGCCACCGGCGAACCCGTGCAGTTTGAATCCCCGCTGCCGCCCGCCATGGAAAAATTCTTAGCCGGCAGCCGGAAACGCTAA
- a CDS encoding Gfo/Idh/MocA family protein — MRDAASSDRADSPSGKLQARRSFLKDAAAIGGVAATMTAAAPTVHAAGSDEIRVGLVGCGGRGRGAAINAMGADSKVRLVALADLFGESVTDCRNQMEAQNPDQVALSDENCFVGFDAYKQLIENVDVVLLASPPHYRPDHMEAAVAANKHVFCEKPIATDATGVRRVMKACEEADKKGLNIVSGLCWRYDAGVRETMNRIFDGQIGRVVSTQANYLAGPVWIRPRRPDESDMHYQCRNWYYFNWLSGDHIVEQFIHSLDKAMWLRHDEPPVKAYGLGGRARRSDLTQGDIYDHFAVVYEWADGTRTHAYTRQIRGCMNQTDDFIYGTEGKATVLQHKIEGENPWKFDGKKISMYQQEHNELFEAVQGKRERINNGKYMCQSTLMAILGREVCYSGQEITWEQAVNSPQDLRPQSYDFDAPAPEVKVPLPGVHKFPVA; from the coding sequence ATGCGTGATGCAGCTTCGTCGGATCGTGCCGACAGCCCTTCCGGTAAACTCCAAGCCCGCCGTTCGTTCCTCAAAGACGCGGCAGCCATTGGGGGCGTCGCCGCCACCATGACCGCGGCGGCACCCACGGTCCACGCGGCCGGTTCGGACGAAATCCGCGTCGGCTTGGTCGGCTGCGGTGGTCGCGGACGCGGGGCGGCGATCAATGCCATGGGCGCCGACTCCAAGGTTCGCTTGGTCGCACTGGCCGACTTGTTCGGCGAGTCGGTCACCGACTGCCGCAACCAGATGGAAGCTCAAAACCCCGATCAGGTGGCCTTGAGCGACGAAAATTGTTTCGTCGGCTTCGACGCCTACAAGCAACTGATCGAAAACGTCGATGTGGTCCTGCTGGCTTCGCCGCCACACTACCGGCCCGATCACATGGAAGCCGCCGTGGCGGCCAACAAACACGTGTTCTGCGAAAAACCGATCGCCACCGATGCGACGGGCGTTCGCCGCGTGATGAAAGCCTGCGAAGAAGCCGACAAGAAGGGCTTGAACATCGTCAGCGGTTTGTGCTGGCGATACGATGCCGGGGTGCGGGAAACCATGAATCGTATCTTCGATGGACAGATCGGTCGCGTGGTCAGCACCCAAGCCAACTACCTGGCCGGCCCGGTCTGGATCCGTCCGCGTCGTCCCGATGAATCGGACATGCACTACCAGTGTCGCAACTGGTACTACTTCAACTGGCTCAGCGGTGACCACATCGTCGAACAGTTCATCCATAGCCTCGACAAGGCCATGTGGTTGCGTCACGACGAACCACCGGTCAAGGCTTATGGACTGGGTGGTCGCGCCCGCCGCAGCGATCTGACTCAGGGCGATATCTACGACCACTTCGCCGTCGTTTACGAGTGGGCCGATGGAACTCGCACCCACGCTTACACCCGCCAGATCCGCGGCTGTATGAATCAGACCGACGACTTTATCTACGGCACCGAAGGCAAAGCCACCGTGCTGCAGCATAAGATCGAAGGTGAGAACCCCTGGAAGTTCGACGGCAAGAAAATTTCTATGTACCAGCAAGAACACAATGAGCTGTTCGAAGCGGTCCAAGGCAAACGCGAGCGGATCAACAACGGCAAGTACATGTGCCAAAGCACGCTGATGGCCATCCTGGGCCGTGAAGTCTGCTACAGCGGCCAAGAGATCACCTGGGAACAGGCCGTCAACAGCCCGCAGGATCTGCGTCCGCAAAGCTACGACTTCGACGCCCCGGCACCGGAAGTCAAAGTGCCCCTGCCCGGCGTTCATAAATTCCCCGTCGCCTAG